A window from Fusobacterium sp. FSA-380-WT-3A encodes these proteins:
- a CDS encoding glycosyltransferase family 9 protein — translation MKILVLKFEKLENIILATSLVNSLKKTFPKSEIDFVIFKEYGEVLKNHKSINKVIEITKDEITFLYIFKVRKILKNKYDIIIDLTSTRKSGWFTFLNFGTKYKIRYDREKLFNWGCNYLVPKSKMYVDEVSKNLEFLEPLKKINNGKISYVRDITLDVSNEKKKEIKDLMKRKGIDVSMPIFACSLFGYKKHYSIEKLIDIMNALTKEMKCNIVIYYSQKRKFFTGEAYKKIDNKKKIHLLELNSIEDYKGFFANCKFVFGNNCPERYISQGMEVKSFTMFVDNNDWIENSGDKYQGMVSRNIYEEYSGYTKDKIYGNITTEFVVNKIKEMLK, via the coding sequence ATGAAAATTCTAGTTTTAAAATTTGAGAAATTAGAAAATATTATTTTAGCAACCTCTCTTGTAAATTCTTTGAAAAAAACCTTTCCTAAAAGTGAAATAGATTTTGTAATTTTTAAAGAGTATGGGGAAGTTCTAAAAAATCATAAATCTATTAATAAAGTAATAGAAATAACTAAAGATGAAATAACTTTTTTATATATTTTTAAAGTGAGAAAAATTTTAAAAAATAAATATGATATAATTATAGATTTAACTTCCACAAGAAAAAGTGGTTGGTTTACCTTTTTAAATTTTGGAACAAAATATAAGATAAGATATGATAGGGAAAAATTATTTAATTGGGGTTGTAATTATCTTGTACCAAAAAGTAAAATGTATGTAGATGAGGTTTCTAAAAATTTAGAGTTTTTGGAACCATTGAAAAAAATAAATAATGGAAAAATTTCCTATGTGAGAGATATAACTTTAGATGTATCTAATGAAAAGAAAAAAGAGATAAAAGATTTGATGAAAAGAAAAGGGATAGATGTATCTATGCCTATTTTTGCATGTTCACTATTTGGCTATAAGAAACATTATTCAATAGAAAAATTAATTGATATTATGAATGCTTTAACTAAAGAGATGAAATGTAATATTGTAATCTATTATTCACAGAAAAGAAAGTTCTTTACAGGGGAAGCCTATAAAAAAATAGATAATAAAAAGAAAATTCATCTTTTGGAATTAAATTCTATTGAAGACTATAAGGGATTTTTTGCAAATTGTAAATTTGTTTTTGGAAATAATTGTCCAGAAAGATATATTTCTCAAGGAATGGAAGTAAAAAGCTTTACTATGTTTGTTGATAATAATGATTGGATAGAAAATTCTGGAGATAAATATCAAGGAATGGTATCTAGAAATATTTATGAAGAATATTCAGGTTATACTAAGGATAAAATTTATGGAAATATAACTACAGAGTTTGTGGTTAATAAGATAAAAGAGATGTTGAAATAG
- a CDS encoding glycosyltransferase family 9 protein, translating to MKILVVRFKQMGDAILATPVCNTLRKTFPDAEIDFVCYEHVAPIFKEDKNFNTITITNKVKNNAFRYLWEVYKITRKKYDIVIDFVSTPKSEWFTFLSGAKYRIGRYNKKRGFTYTHKIKEPTEFKNEVEKGLMLLEPLEKEYNIKYDTNFSLYVTDEEKEKLRKQMVEKGIDFSKPIVALSATAKYEFKVYPIDSMVKTIELILEKNKDIQFICFGTPDQKEYIEKFYKKLNYNKNIFTNIETKSVRDLLALLSNCHMYFGNEGGARHMAQGLDIPSFAVFWPESDTKCWIPFGGERHRGIISKDIQEDYGDLSWEEIFNLITPERLVEEFYITFDKFVERDNIIR from the coding sequence ATGAAAATATTAGTTGTAAGATTTAAACAAATGGGAGATGCTATACTTGCTACACCTGTATGTAATACTTTAAGAAAAACTTTTCCAGATGCTGAAATTGATTTTGTTTGTTATGAGCATGTAGCACCTATTTTTAAAGAGGATAAAAATTTTAATACCATTACTATTACTAATAAAGTAAAAAATAATGCTTTTAGATATTTATGGGAAGTATATAAAATCACTAGAAAAAAATATGATATAGTGATAGATTTTGTATCAACACCTAAAAGTGAATGGTTTACATTTTTATCAGGGGCAAAATATAGAATAGGTAGATATAATAAAAAACGTGGATTTACATATACTCATAAAATAAAAGAACCTACAGAATTTAAAAATGAAGTAGAAAAAGGTTTAATGTTATTAGAACCTTTAGAAAAAGAATATAATATTAAATATGATACTAATTTTAGCTTATATGTAACTGATGAAGAAAAAGAAAAATTAAGAAAACAAATGGTAGAAAAGGGAATTGATTTTTCTAAACCTATAGTTGCATTATCAGCTACAGCAAAATATGAATTTAAAGTATACCCTATAGATAGTATGGTAAAAACAATAGAACTAATATTAGAAAAAAATAAAGATATCCAATTTATTTGCTTTGGAACTCCTGACCAAAAAGAATATATAGAGAAATTTTATAAAAAATTAAACTATAATAAAAATATATTTACAAATATAGAAACTAAATCTGTAAGAGATTTATTAGCTTTGCTTTCAAACTGTCATATGTACTTTGGAAATGAAGGTGGAGCAAGACACATGGCTCAAGGTTTAGACATACCAAGTTTTGCAGTATTTTGGCCTGAATCAGATACTAAATGTTGGATACCTTTTGGTGGAGAAAGACATAGAGGAATAATCTCAAAAGATATTCAAGAGGATTATGGAGATTTATCTTGGGAAGAGATTTTTAATTTAATAACTCCAGAAAGATTAGTTGAGGAGTTTTATATAACTTTTGATAAATTTGTGGAAAGGGATAATATTATTAGGTGA